The stretch of DNA GAAGACCGCGAATCAAAGATCCAAACGGAATCTCGTCTTGAATATATCGGACTGAATCATAAGCATGGTCAGGTGTTGGCGCATAATAGATGGCAAGAAGACTTCCGGTAATCGCCTGAAGCACAAAGAGAAATAACGTCACGCTTCCAAAAATATAGATCCAACTGGCGCCCCCGGGTATCGCCTCGTCAAGCAAATGATGAAGAACCGGGGGGAGGTTGAGACGCCGCGAAATCCAGTCTGCGACTTTTCGCATTAGATCTCCTGTTTACCGGATAGTCCTGTCTTGAATTCTTTATAAAGGATAAAGAGACGGTCGTCTTTAATCTGAGTGGGAAGGGTATCCAGGGGTCTTGGAGCAGGGCCCGAAAGGACCTTACCCTCCATATCATAAACACTGTTATGGCAGGGACATATGAAATTTTTTTCCTGATCGTCCCAGTGATAGCCGCAGCCGAGATGGGTACAGAGCGGCGAATAGACGACGACCGGGCCTTCCGGCTTTCGAAAGGCCCAGACGGTTTGAACGGAATTTGTTTTCATCCAGCCCGATGAAAGGGTTCGGTTGATTTGAAATTCTTTTGGCTGATTGACCGGGATACGGTCGAGGGGTCCCATCTCTGCCCAGGCTTCTTCCTCTTTCTTGAAAGCGTGAAGCAGGGTATAGCCAAGAATCGGGTAAGACAAGCAGGCCGCGATCGCACCCGCAATGAGCGCGATCATTTTTCCAAAAAAGGATCTTCTTGTTACCTCATCCATGGAATTCCAGCAACTATTTTTTCGCGCCCAGAACGGCGTCCTTGCAAGCCTTGGCGACTCGAAACTTCAAAACTCTTTTTGCCGGGATCTTAATGGCGGCTCCGGTTTGAGGGTTACGGCCCATTCTTGCTTTCCGGTTGACCACGACCAGTTTACCGAGACCGGGAAAGGTAAAAGCGTTTTTGGCCTCTTTATAGGCGAGGCTCGTTAATTCAACAAGCATTTCATTTGCCTGTTTTTTGGTGACCTCGAGTTTTTTTGCAAGTTGATCGAGAATTTGTGATTTGGTCAACGGTTTAGACATGGGTGACGCCTCCTATGATTTATAAGATTAGTTTTTTCTATTTAAAGATGACGGAAATTACCGATCTTTATCTCATTTCAGGAATAAAAAGGCAATACATTTGTTTCGTCAGATCATATCATTTTTTATTCTATCCACCCGCCCGCCATTGTGATAAAATTCTCTTGATTTCAGTTTCACTTTCAGTTCGTAAAGGATTCCGGTGACTTTACTAAAATTCCTGTTCGCGTTCTGCTTCATGGTTCTATTCTCTCCAAATTCGGACGCGGGAGACCATCAAACCCTTGCCGAGATCTGGCTGGCCCCGGTTCATAAAGATGACGCCGATGGGATCAAGTCCGCATTAAAGAAACATCAGATTGACCGGGTCACCATTCAATTCGTGATGATCGGCACACCCGGCGCGGTCGTCGCAATCGGAAGGAACACCCCTGCGGAAGGGGGCCGCATGGCCATTCAGCTCGCAAGAATTTATAATCGGAAAAAGATTGAATTTCTGATTCCTGAAGTCCTTGTCCCTGAAAATTATGTCGCGGTCGGGACTTCCGCGTATGACGAATCGGCGCTGGTTCCGGTCAGCAGCGAAGACGTCCTTCGGCTAGCTGATCCCTCGCTTTCTGATGAAGCCTTTCATTCTCTTTACCAAAAACTGACTCACGGGGATCAACCTTTCAAAAAAGATTACCAGAGAAAATTCAACAATATCCGTTGAACCGTCATCGCCTGCTGAATACTTTAATCCTTTCCCTAATCTTTTTCATTCACGCCCCTTCGCCCCTATCCGGCACCGAGCTCGAACCAAAAATGGTGCTTGTCAAAGGGGGTTGCTTTGAAATGGGAAACCGGTCTGACGAGGACCTCCCCGGAGCAAAACCTCTCCACACAGTCTGTCTGGGGGATTATTTTATCGGAGAGTCGGAAGTGACGCAGGATCTTTGGGTCAAAACGATGGGAACCGATCCCTTCGCATTTTTCAGATCACCGGATCGCCCGGTGGAAGAGGCCAGCTGGGAGGACGCACAGTTGTTCATCCGAAAACTGAATACGGCCACAAAAACACATTATCGTCTCCCGACAGAAGCGGAATGGGAATTTGCGGCGAGAGACCGGGGCAAGAATCAGCGGTGGTCAGGAACAGACGATCCGAAGCAGGCGGGCCAATATGCCTGGTTTTCCGATAACGCCAAAAGCACGACTCATCCCGTCAAGGAAAAGAAGCCGAATGAATTGGGACTCTATGATATGAGCGGAAACGTTTGGGAATGGGTCGAGGACCGGTATGACGAAAATTACTACACCAAAAGCCCCAAGGAGAATCCCAAAGGACCACTAAAAGGAAGGTATTTCGTGCTTCGAGGAGGCTCCTATAACAGCAAAATCGATTCGATCCGCGTCGATTACCGGTTCAAGGATTCGCCGGACAAACGATTTAACTATTTTTGCGGTTTCAGGCTCGCACTCTCCCCTCCCGAAAAATAAAGCGGCCCGCCCGTGCTTTAGGTCACCGCTGAATCAAAATTGTCGGTTTCGGCATTTTTGAAGGAATCAGCGCTGTATCAAAACGATAGCCGGTTTGAAGATCGTGATAAGGGACGACGACATCTTTCGAACTAAAAACAAAGAGGTCTCTCTTCTCTTCACCCGGCGCTATTTTAACCCGGTGTACCACAGGGGTCATTAATGGATGCCAGGCAATTACATCATATTCCCCCGGCGGAATATCTCCAATCGAAAAACTTCCCTCTTCACCCGTCACGGAAAAATAGGGATTTCCGATCGCGATGCCCCAGTTCTGCATATAAGAATGGACTCCGCACTGTACCCGGAAAATATAGTGATTGGGACGAAACCGGATCTCCTTGATTTCGGTTGAATTCGGAAGCATCGGTTTATTAAACATGGCAAAGGTGTAATCGTCTTTCAAGGTGTAGGTCTGTACATCATGGACAATCGGATCTTTGCTTTCGATCTTAATAGGATGATTGTTCCTGACCGGAGCGACAAAGGGATCGATCAGACAATTTTCGATTTTAAGTTCCGGCGTATAATTGAATGCCTTCCCTTTTGAAACCCCGACAAACAAGACGACCACATTTTTAAATTCTCCTTTGTCAGAGACATGAAATTCCCTCAACAGACGATCTCCATTTCCATCGGAAATGGTGCCGCAAAATTCCATATTCGGAAAGGTAATCAAATGAAACCTCCGGGGAGGAGGCACCACACCCGATAAGGTGACTTTTCCCGAGTATGTTCCCGCGTCTTTCACAAGGGTCTCTTCATAAGCCCACGCTTGAAACCGATTATCGGGTAACAAAAATGCACTCATAAACAGGAGCGTTCCGCAAATGACACCCGTCAATTTAAACATAGTCTCTCCTCCCTTTCCTGCAGCGCTTCGCATTTAAATTTCTTCAGAATTCATTCCGCCATCCGATCAGTTTGTGGCCGCAGACTCTTTCTTCTTCTTCACAGCAGGTTTCAGCTTCAACAATCGATCAAGATATTTTTTGGCCTCAAGATGGTCAGAATCAAAATCCAACACATGCTGAAACGCCGATATGGCAGACTCTTTGAGTTCATCCCGTTCTTGAGGGTCCTGGCTTTCGCCCGCAAGGAGAACTTCGGATTTACCCAGCATAAAATAGACGTCGGAAGAGCGTTGATTAATCTGCGATAAAAGAGCGTACTCTCTTACCGCATCCCGGTACTGGCCCCGCTCAAAATAGACCATCGCCAGTTTTGCGCGAATTTTCGATTCATTCGGATCCGCATCCAGCAGATATTTCCATTCTTTGATGGCCAATTCGATCTCCCCTTGCTTCTCGTAGATCAGGCTTAGATTGTATCTCGCCTCTTCAAATGAGGGATCCAGCCGAAGCGCCTCCTCATACTCTCTTCTCGCGGGACGATACTCCTTCCGATTGTAGTAGACATTTCCCAGCCCGGTGTGAATCACCGCAAGATGAGGGGTTAATTTATTCGCCGCCTGATACGCCGCAAGCGCCTCACTGTCTCTTCCAAGGCGATAAGTTGCGTGCCCCAGGGAGATGAGCGGATGTTCATCTTTTGGAGAGAGTTGAGAAGCCATTTTGAATTCGGCTGCCGAATCGGCCAGTTTACTCCCCTCCATATAGAGCCTCCCCAGCCAGTAATGGAGTGCTGGGCTCTTAGGATTCTTTGCCACGAGTTCCTGGTATAATCTGATCGCTTTTAAACCTTCACGGTTCTGGGTGTAAGTCAAAAACAGCGCCTGATGGAATTTATTGGACTCCAGGTTCAGTTCTACAGCCCGCGTTAACTCTTTCATCGCTTCTGGAAAGCGCCGTTGTTTGTTGAAATCCATCCCCGTGCTGAAATGCTTTTCGGCCTCATCCTGGTCTAACGCCAGGACTTCAAAAGAAACCGCATTAAGAATCATCAGCGTACAGACAATATTTCTCAAAAAAATGATGATCAAACTCTATTTTCCGCTCTCCGGTCCCGAGCAATACGGGGGGGAACAGTCCCTGAGATTTTCATGGTGATGCGCTTCCGGGCCAATCCGGAATTTTTCCTGTATTTCGTAATTGGAATGCCGGATATCAGACGAATCAAATTCAAAATCAAGCGTGACGGTTTCATTGGATGCGATCGTAATTTCTTTTTCCACCTGTTTAAAATGAGGATGCCAGGCCGTAACTTTATATCTTCCCGCAGGAATCTGGTCAATACGAAAGAGGCCGCTTTTCTTGGTTCGATCATAGTAAGGATTGTCGACCAGATAGCCCCAGGTCTGCATAAATTCATGCATCCCGCAGATCATCTGGGCAATTCGCTTGCCGGGTTCCAGATGAATAATGCCCCCGTTTGCCTTGTCTGAAATCGGAATAGGAAAATTCAGGACGATATCCCCTCGTTCACTTTGAAATACTTGTCCATTATGAATGATCGGGTCCTTGTTCACGACGGAGATTGTCTGGTTGTTTCGGATGACATCGACGGCCGGATGAACATGACTCAATTTTCCATTCGTAATTTCATACTGCTCATTGTCCGGGACGTTGGCCGGGTGAAACATGCAGTCGACCGCCATAAATTCGGCATTGATTTTCTGAAAGGGTTTACCGGCCTTCACATCCTGAATTGCAATCACCGTGTCCTGCAGTCCCTTTTCAGGACCGACGATGAATTCGTTGACCACAACATTCCCCTTCCCATCGGAAATCTTTTTGCAAAAGTTTCCAAATGGATAGAGAATCAGTGGAAAGGCCCTGGAATCCGGAACCGGACCCTTGAGAGTGACTTTGCCTGTTAGATTACCTCCCAGGACGACAGGAATGTCCCGGTACTCTGAACCCTTGACTGCATCTGGAGCAAGCCAGGCCATCCATAACAATATTCCGGCCAGACCATACATGAATACTTTCATCGCTTTACCCTTTTTTAAAAAATTAGGCAGGGGGATTGACGCTTCCCACCTGCCTAAAGTTGTTCATAAATCGTACATCCAAATTTCCTATTTTGACTGCTCCAGCATTGTAACAGGAACGGAACCCGCCGGGTGTGCCGGTGGTTCTTCTGCTGTTTTGGGATTCATCATTCGGCTCCCCGCATTGATCGGAAGGAGACTCTTATCCCCAACCGGCAGGACTCTGAGATATCCCCATTGTCCGGCTTCCGCGTAAGGCATACGGTGATTCTGCCAGACATAGGTTCCCGGTAGATGGAAAGGCCCACCTGCTCCTTCTTTAATAAAGACATCCAGATTTTCAGAGCCACCAAACTGCATTGAACTCATCATATCCGCACCTTCCATATTCGGCTTCAAGGGCCATTCGTGGCCTTCCATGCTAAATATCTGGTTTTGTTCGTCATAAGCACCGAAAACATGTATCCGAACAGGGTCGCCGGCATGGGCCGTGATGGTCGGCGTGACCGGATCCTTCTCATCGGTGACACAGGCGGTGAAGAGATTTCCCGCTTCACAACCTTTGTCCTGCCGCCAGCTCCAAGGTTCTATTCTGTAATTCACGCCTGCCAAACCAGCAATATGCTGAAGATAGGGCATGAAAGAAGTACCAATAATATTGTCTTCATCCTGGAAAAAGAGCGACGCATCGCGGTAATCCGCTTTGTCATAATTTTCTGGTAAAGACCTGTCCACGATGACATCGACATTCCATGAATTCTTTAGACTGACGTCTTCGCCCGTTTTTGGATCGCGATAGGTCGAACCTCTCGGTCCGACGATGATTCCTCCAAAAAGACCATCTCGTACGTTGTTGAGAATATTTCCCCAATCGTAGACGATCGCCGCGGTTTCACCATATTCCGCCGGAGCAAAATAGGTATAGGTACGATGTTCTCCCGGACCAATCGTCTGGTCTCCTGGATTCAGTCCCACGTTCACTCCTTGCGAGTCTTTTGGGTCGAATGCAAGCATATCGGCACTGAATGATGCCCGGCCGGCCTTCAATTCATTTTTAAGATTGATCTTGATGCAATCGCCTACATTAACATGAAGCGTCAATGGCATCGGCTGATAATCCGAGGAGACTTTACTCTTTTCTCCTTCCAGCATAAAGATCTTCCCCTTCGGATTCGAAACCTGTAGTTTCCGGTCAAAATCTACTTCGATCATATCCGGAGCCAGATTGTTGAATTTTAGCGCACGATCAACCGCAACCACGTTAAAGGTCTTAACGGGCGCATCCGCAGGACAGACCGAAGCGGCAGACTGAGGAATTTCTTCATGTCCCGGAAGCGGTTTCAAATCATCCGTTTTCTTGTCCAATACCCGGATAATTCCCCAGCTCCCTTCCGAAAGATGAGACGCTCTGCCATTATAGTGGAGATAGTCCCCCGCCATCTGCTGGGCGCCACCGGCCCGAGTCACCAGGTCGTACCGTTCGGCAATGCCGACATGATAAGCATTCCTCAAATCGGAATATTGCGCATAACGTTCCGTTCGAAAGGCATGTCCTGATACGTGCCAGGTATGCGTTTCATTCATCATCACATGAAGGAGCCTGAAAACAATTGGATCTCCCAAATAGGCCTTGAGCAAAGGGGTCGCAGGGTCCTGATTATGGTGCGCCAGACTTGAAAAGACCATGGAAGGGTCCTTGTTATCAAGCAAGCGCCTTGCCAAAGACTCGGTTCGGAAGAAGATTCCCCCTCCCGTCGTATGGGTGCCTCCGTTCAGCATCGTGTGGGAAACCATGTTCAGGTCATCCGGCATGGTAAAGGAGATCGTCTGGCCTGCATCAATCGATGCCTTGACTGTCTGACCTGGGGGGTTCCCTTCGGTGACCACCTGAGCTGTATAGGGAACGGTGTCATGCATATGAACTACCATCTCCCGGAAACTTCCCTTGGTATTGTAACCGACCGTTTCCGTCGTATGAATGTCGGCAATCGGACCGCTTCGAATCTCTTTTCCGGTCTTCGGGTCATGATAAGTCGAACCGACCGGTTCTATGATCATACTTCCTACCCCGCCATGAGGCCAGGTTGTCGCACCCAATGCGTGATCATGCCAGAAAACTGTACCAAGATCCGAATCAACCCAATAACGATACCGAAGATATTCGGCCGAAGCGATCTCTCCCTTTTTGTGGGAATACTTTAAAGGCTCCGTAAAAGTGATCGTATCCCCCTCCATTGATTTGATCCAACGAACTTCCACTGTTTTGACTTCATGCATGCCGATCATAATATCGGCACCGACATGAAATTTCGTGGCTCCCTCTCCCATCTGCACCTTAATACTGGAAGCACCCGCTTTTGCATCGTCGGTCAAAAGACCGTTCATGGGGGCCGGCATCCCCTTGTGTTCTTTTTTTCCAATCATGGTAAAAGGACGCACCGACTGTTCGTATGAATATCCAGTCATGACACCGTCAGACGACTGATTGTCAAATTGGATAAAATGGGGATGAATATTGATTTTTGACATCTGAAAATTCGTGGTGTCATTGTCATTCCATTCGCTTTTCAAGATCACATCGACGCAATCGTAAACATTGGCACGATAAACCAGCGGTCTTGCCAATTCAGGATTGGATCTTGCCGCCGCCTCTTCCTCATGAAGAACATATATTGTCCCATGCGGATCGACAACCGGTTTCTGACTTCCTAGCGCTGTTCCAAGCATGATCGGCGTCTCAATAAAGTGAATGGTATACTGCTTCCGACCAGCTCCTTCGGGACAGAGGCTCCATTTCCCCTGTTCACCCGGCTTTGCCGGCAGTGAAGTCTCTTGTCCCAAAGAACCCTCGCTTCCCGGGTCTGTCGATAGCGCGCCTGTGTTTTTCGCCACATGGAACGGCTCTAACCAGGGCGCCGGACCATGATGCCGTGCAAAGGGGACTCTCTTGCCGAAATGCGGCTTGAAATGCGGCCACGCCAACTTCCCTGTTTTTTCCTCAAAGAGTAATGGGGGCCTTTTCCCGGGCATCGGAGATTTATATTTTGGAAAGGGAAACGCCCCGGTCGCCTCCGTTTCACCCATGGCTTTATTACCATCCCAGTTCCAGTCCCATACCGTCGCGTCATAGGCCTCGATCTGACCCTTCTCATCTGCGGTGTGGCCCGGTTGACCGGCAGGAGGGAGCATCATCTTGACCCACTCTTTAATAGAGATATCGGGGACTTGCTTTGACCAATCGGTTTTGTCAGCAGTGATATGCCATTTCTTGTTATACCAATCCACCGTCTTATCGACCAGTTTATCCGACGTCACGGGTCCTTTCATACGCCCTTTCCGATCCGGAAGTTCTTGAAGCGGAGGCATGATATCTGTGCTGCCAAAGGGATAATTTCCGGACTGAAGCGTATTGTAGACACGCCAATAGGTCCACATTCCGGAGACATAGTGATGCGCGACATGACAGTGCATCAAGAAATCGCCGGCCAGTTGTTGACAGAGGCCCGATCCGCACTCAACTTGCAGATCAAGCGCTTCAGAAGGTCCGATCACCGCAACATCGACACGGTCCGAAGTGGTACGAATCACCGGATATTTCATGGGTCCGTCCGTCCCCGCATTCAACAGTTCATCCCCTTTGCCATCTGCCTTCGGCTGACGAAGCCATCGAATCGTCCCTCCATGGGGATGATGCGAATGGAAAACTTCTCCTCCGCCATGAATGAGGCGATATTTTGCCGGATCACCCATGTAGGATCTCGGTAGCGCGGTAGGGGGATCCCCAAAGGTATAGGCATTGTAGGCATGGGATTCATCTTCAAAATGGAAATATTTCTCCTGCTGCGCCAGGTTGTTCAATCCAAACGGTTCGCTTCGAAAGTTGATCGCACGGGCCGAAGGACGATAGGAGTCTGAGTTCGGATCGCGCTGAGGGATCATCTCACCATGGCGGTTCAATGGTCGGAAAGATTCATCCCCGATTTCATGATAATAAATGGTAAACTCTCTGAAATCATGGGCCATGGGATATCTTTTCTTGTCAAAGGCAATCATCATCTGCCAGCCGCTCTTGTTCCCCTTACCCGTAATCGGGTCAAGATAGATCGCCCCCATCGGTTCCACCATAAAGGCACCGATCATCCCGAGGCTGCTCGATTCGCGTCCGACATGGCTGTGAAGCATGTGGGCCCCTTCCTGTTCGTCTGGACGGATATACCATTATTGATACAATCACCCTGGCTTCCACGAATTGTAAGGGGTTGAATTAAATTAGTTTGTTCTCCATTGTCCACGGCACCTGGATCGTTGTCGTGGGCCCTCGCTTCTTTATTCTTTTTCTCTTCTTCTCTTACTTTTTGAAGATTTTCAGTCAGCACATACATAAAACCAGGATGATAATCGCCCCATTGATTAAGAGTAATCTCGACATTAATCGCGGTCACGTCAAATTCTTTTTTAAGTGCGCCAGCCGGACAATGGCCTCCGCCTGTCACCGTTTCGCTCACCGTTCCAGGTCCAAGAAAGAAACTACGGTCCATTTGCTGCATCGTGGACATTTCCTGAAAGGGTCCCGCAGCATGCTCTTTATGTTTCCCGCCCGAGATTTCTTCCATCAATTTGTTCATGGCAGCGTCAATCTTTGCCGAATCGCCGCTTTTACCTTCATAGGATTCCTCCTGCTCGATCTGTTTCTTCAATTTAACCTGCCAGGATGAATCTTCTTCGGCCGCCGTCGCAACAACCTGATGGTGATGTTCTTCTCCTGCAAGGGCAATTCTTACCGCAAGCGGATTTGTCAACCCGGATAGAAACATCAATAAAGCAATAATCGGGAACATTCTGCTCAAGAGCCCGCTGATCATAAAATTCTCCTCTCCGTTAAAAACTTTTTGATCTTGTTCATAATATGATTCGTCGGTTTCCGAAAAATGAAAGCATTCAGGGATCTGTTCGTATCAATCATGTTGTAAAGATTTTATTAAAAAACGCATTTAACAGAATTTGCTTCAAAATATCAAGACTTTTTTTATCTGATCTGCTCTTTTTGTTTTCGGGGCTCTGAATGGAAAGGGAATGAATGTATCGACTGTCGGAGGGGA from Nitrospirota bacterium encodes:
- a CDS encoding ubiquinol-cytochrome c reductase iron-sulfur subunit, producing the protein MDEVTRRSFFGKMIALIAGAIAACLSYPILGYTLLHAFKKEEEAWAEMGPLDRIPVNQPKEFQINRTLSSGWMKTNSVQTVWAFRKPEGPVVVYSPLCTHLGCGYHWDDQEKNFICPCHNSVYDMEGKVLSGPAPRPLDTLPTQIKDDRLFILYKEFKTGLSGKQEI
- a CDS encoding HU family DNA-binding protein — its product is MSKPLTKSQILDQLAKKLEVTKKQANEMLVELTSLAYKEAKNAFTFPGLGKLVVVNRKARMGRNPQTGAAIKIPAKRVLKFRVAKACKDAVLGAKK
- a CDS encoding SUMF1/EgtB/PvdO family nonheme iron enzyme; this encodes MGNRSDEDLPGAKPLHTVCLGDYFIGESEVTQDLWVKTMGTDPFAFFRSPDRPVEEASWEDAQLFIRKLNTATKTHYRLPTEAEWEFAARDRGKNQRWSGTDDPKQAGQYAWFSDNAKSTTHPVKEKKPNELGLYDMSGNVWEWVEDRYDENYYTKSPKENPKGPLKGRYFVLRGGSYNSKIDSIRVDYRFKDSPDKRFNYFCGFRLALSPPEK
- a CDS encoding carboxypeptidase regulatory-like domain-containing protein → MFKLTGVICGTLLFMSAFLLPDNRFQAWAYEETLVKDAGTYSGKVTLSGVVPPPRRFHLITFPNMEFCGTISDGNGDRLLREFHVSDKGEFKNVVVLFVGVSKGKAFNYTPELKIENCLIDPFVAPVRNNHPIKIESKDPIVHDVQTYTLKDDYTFAMFNKPMLPNSTEIKEIRFRPNHYIFRVQCGVHSYMQNWGIAIGNPYFSVTGEEGSFSIGDIPPGEYDVIAWHPLMTPVVHRVKIAPGEEKRDLFVFSSKDVVVPYHDLQTGYRFDTALIPSKMPKPTILIQR
- a CDS encoding tetratricopeptide repeat protein, with amino-acid sequence MIIIFLRNIVCTLMILNAVSFEVLALDQDEAEKHFSTGMDFNKQRRFPEAMKELTRAVELNLESNKFHQALFLTYTQNREGLKAIRLYQELVAKNPKSPALHYWLGRLYMEGSKLADSAAEFKMASQLSPKDEHPLISLGHATYRLGRDSEALAAYQAANKLTPHLAVIHTGLGNVYYNRKEYRPARREYEEALRLDPSFEEARYNLSLIYEKQGEIELAIKEWKYLLDADPNESKIRAKLAMVYFERGQYRDAVREYALLSQINQRSSDVYFMLGKSEVLLAGESQDPQERDELKESAISAFQHVLDFDSDHLEAKKYLDRLLKLKPAVKKKKESAATN
- a CDS encoding carboxypeptidase regulatory-like domain-containing protein, with the translated sequence MKVFMYGLAGILLWMAWLAPDAVKGSEYRDIPVVLGGNLTGKVTLKGPVPDSRAFPLILYPFGNFCKKISDGKGNVVVNEFIVGPEKGLQDTVIAIQDVKAGKPFQKINAEFMAVDCMFHPANVPDNEQYEITNGKLSHVHPAVDVIRNNQTISVVNKDPIIHNGQVFQSERGDIVLNFPIPISDKANGGIIHLEPGKRIAQMICGMHEFMQTWGYLVDNPYYDRTKKSGLFRIDQIPAGRYKVTAWHPHFKQVEKEITIASNETVTLDFEFDSSDIRHSNYEIQEKFRIGPEAHHHENLRDCSPPYCSGPESGK